The Streptomyces spororaveus genome includes a region encoding these proteins:
- a CDS encoding sensor histidine kinase: MTAPAPPVSPASPSPATRALTPVSKVLRLCLHALLLGLLALAAGRAVADSAPRSGWVIAACAVLAAVYAGGVRAPAVHSSPRAGALWLAGLGAVWAGLLVVSSDGLWIAFPLYFLELHLLRLRWGVAAVAVTACAAIGGFVAHSGAATPGAFLGPLLGGAVAVATVLGYQALYRESERRRELIEELITTRAELAAAERGAGILAERERLAREIHDTLAQGLSSIQLLLRAAERALPPQAPALEHIARARGAAQENLAEARRFVRALTPPDLERGSLAAALERLCAGIPGPRVRFSLIGSPRVLPTPYEVALLRIAQSALANVVRHARAGRAEITLTFMDASVTLDVVDDGHGFDPASVSPGAAGSGDGGFGLPAMRSRAETLGGLFTVESDPGQGTAVAVTLPLPLEHLEHADRAEHADRPDAVEAL; the protein is encoded by the coding sequence ATGACTGCTCCCGCTCCGCCCGTCTCCCCCGCCTCCCCCTCCCCCGCCACGCGTGCCCTGACGCCCGTGTCGAAGGTGCTGCGGCTGTGCCTGCACGCGCTGCTCCTCGGCCTGCTCGCGCTCGCCGCCGGGCGGGCCGTCGCCGACTCCGCGCCCCGGTCCGGCTGGGTGATCGCCGCCTGCGCGGTGCTCGCCGCCGTCTACGCGGGCGGCGTACGGGCCCCCGCGGTGCACAGCTCGCCGCGCGCCGGGGCGCTGTGGCTGGCCGGCCTCGGCGCGGTCTGGGCGGGCCTGCTCGTGGTCTCCTCCGACGGGCTGTGGATCGCCTTCCCGCTGTACTTCCTGGAGCTGCACCTGCTGCGGCTGCGCTGGGGGGTCGCGGCCGTCGCGGTGACCGCCTGCGCGGCCATCGGCGGGTTCGTCGCGCACAGCGGCGCGGCCACCCCCGGGGCCTTCCTCGGGCCGCTGCTGGGCGGGGCGGTGGCGGTGGCGACCGTACTGGGCTACCAGGCGCTGTACCGCGAGAGCGAGCGCCGCCGGGAGCTGATCGAGGAGCTGATCACCACCCGGGCCGAGCTGGCCGCGGCCGAGCGGGGCGCGGGGATCCTGGCCGAGCGGGAACGGCTGGCCCGGGAGATCCACGACACCCTCGCCCAGGGGCTGTCCTCGATCCAGCTGCTGCTGCGGGCGGCCGAGCGGGCACTGCCGCCGCAGGCTCCGGCGCTGGAGCACATCGCCCGGGCGCGCGGGGCGGCCCAGGAGAACCTCGCCGAGGCGCGCCGCTTCGTACGGGCCCTCACCCCGCCGGACCTGGAGCGCGGGTCGCTCGCGGCCGCGCTGGAGCGGCTGTGCGCGGGGATCCCGGGACCGCGCGTGCGGTTCTCGCTGATCGGCAGCCCGCGGGTGCTGCCCACGCCGTACGAGGTGGCCCTGCTGCGGATCGCCCAGTCGGCGCTGGCCAATGTGGTGCGGCACGCGCGGGCCGGGCGCGCCGAGATCACCCTGACGTTCATGGACGCCTCGGTCACCCTGGACGTCGTCGACGACGGGCACGGCTTCGACCCCGCGTCGGTGTCACCCGGCGCGGCGGGCTCCGGCGACGGGGGCTTCGGGCTGCCCGCGATGCGCTCGCGGGCCGAGACCCTGGGCGGGCTGTTCACCGTGGAGTCCGACCCCGGCCAGGGCACCGCCGTGGCCGTCACCCTGCCGCTGCCCCTGGAGCACCTGGAGCACGCGGACCGCGCGGAACACGCGGACCGTCCGGACGCCGTGGAGGCCCTGTGA
- the alc gene encoding allantoicase, producing MAIESFTGNANPYGGGDPYADYRTADFPFTQYANLAARELGAGVIAANDEFFAQRENLLISEAAHFDPEDFGHKGKVMDGWETRRRRGVSATQPWPTAEDHDWALVRLGAPGVIRGIVVDTAHFRGNMPQAVSVEATNWAGALAPTPEELQGDDVKWTTVVPRTAVGGHAANGFEVDVEQRFTHLRVNQHPDGGIARLRVYGEVLPDPKWLDALGSFDVAALENGGSVQDASNRFYSPPTNTINPGRSRKMDDGWETARRRDNGNDWIRYQLVAESEIRAVEIDTAYLKGNSAGWASLSVKTGEEGEWTEFLPRTRLQPDTNHRFVLDAPAVGTHVRIDIFPDGGFSRLRLYGSLTEAGAAALTARHQELGG from the coding sequence GTGGCGATTGAATCCTTCACCGGTAACGCGAACCCGTACGGAGGCGGCGACCCGTACGCGGACTACCGCACCGCGGACTTCCCGTTCACCCAGTACGCGAACCTCGCCGCCCGTGAGCTGGGCGCCGGTGTCATCGCCGCCAACGACGAGTTCTTCGCGCAGCGCGAGAACCTGCTGATCTCCGAGGCCGCGCACTTCGACCCCGAGGACTTCGGCCACAAGGGCAAGGTCATGGACGGCTGGGAGACCCGCCGCCGCCGCGGCGTCTCCGCCACCCAGCCCTGGCCGACCGCCGAGGACCACGACTGGGCGCTCGTACGCCTGGGCGCCCCCGGCGTCATCCGCGGCATCGTCGTCGACACCGCGCACTTCCGCGGCAACATGCCGCAGGCCGTCTCCGTCGAGGCGACCAACTGGGCGGGCGCCCTCGCGCCGACCCCGGAGGAGCTCCAGGGCGACGACGTGAAGTGGACGACCGTCGTGCCCCGCACGGCGGTCGGCGGCCACGCGGCCAACGGCTTCGAGGTGGACGTGGAGCAGCGTTTCACCCACCTGCGCGTCAACCAGCACCCCGACGGCGGCATCGCCCGCCTGCGCGTCTACGGCGAGGTCCTGCCCGACCCGAAGTGGCTCGACGCGCTCGGCTCCTTCGACGTGGCGGCCCTGGAGAACGGCGGCTCCGTCCAGGACGCCTCCAACCGCTTCTACTCCCCGCCGACCAACACCATCAACCCGGGCCGCTCCCGCAAGATGGACGACGGCTGGGAGACCGCGCGCCGCCGCGACAACGGCAACGACTGGATCCGCTACCAGCTCGTCGCCGAGTCCGAGATCCGCGCCGTCGAGATCGACACCGCGTACCTCAAGGGCAACTCGGCCGGCTGGGCCTCGCTGTCGGTCAAGACCGGGGAGGAGGGCGAGTGGACGGAGTTCCTGCCGCGCACCCGCCTGCAGCCCGACACCAACCACCGCTTCGTCCTGGACGCCCCGGCGGTCGGCACGCACGTCCGGATCGACATCTTCCCGGACGGCGGCTTCTCCCGCCTGCGCCTGTACGGCTCCCTGACGGAAGCCGGCGCGGCCGCGCTGACCGCCCGTCACCAGGAGCTCGGCGGCTAG
- a CDS encoding DUF1062 domain-containing protein, translated as MLNTWVVAPTCLPLVLRRCHTCASERFRANGKFRVNAHHKLLDAWLLVLCTACGDTAKITVLERVHVRSVRPGLLDRLHDNDPGLAAELLQDPVVRRRNRIALDWDGAWRLDTGGSDHLDREVIDVSVRFAARIPVRPVRLISEGCGLSRAEVERLVKDGKLVSAVRLSGKLSGDFTFTLKR; from the coding sequence GTGCTCAATACCTGGGTGGTCGCTCCCACCTGCCTGCCGCTCGTTCTCCGCCGATGCCACACGTGCGCGTCCGAGCGCTTCCGGGCGAACGGCAAATTTCGCGTCAACGCCCACCACAAGCTCCTCGACGCCTGGCTCCTCGTACTCTGCACCGCTTGCGGGGACACGGCGAAAATCACGGTCCTGGAGCGGGTGCACGTGCGCTCCGTACGACCCGGGCTGCTGGACCGGCTGCACGACAACGACCCCGGCCTGGCAGCCGAACTGCTCCAGGATCCGGTCGTGCGGCGCCGCAATCGCATCGCCCTCGACTGGGACGGCGCCTGGCGCCTCGACACCGGCGGATCGGACCACCTGGACCGCGAGGTGATCGACGTCTCGGTCCGCTTCGCGGCGCGGATCCCGGTCCGGCCGGTGCGATTGATATCCGAGGGGTGCGGTCTTTCACGGGCCGAGGTCGAGAGACTGGTCAAGGACGGGAAGCTCGTCTCGGCGGTCCGGCTGAGCGGCAAGCTCTCCGGGGACTTCACCTTCACGCTCAAGCGCTGA
- a CDS encoding GNAT family N-acetyltransferase — translation MSLHITPLTDPAHGAHSRRLAWLASDADANPVGTAFLRLFDGGQAHLAELTLHVHPVERRKGVGSRLLDTAVAAARDNTRRCVVAQAGAGSPGDHFLPARGFRKVLTLRFSRLPLADVNMSCLAEIIERPHPGYRLASWRGTVPDDLARTFADSRRAMDDMPMEDTDHGTTAWDVDRVRAAAKAVEQRGDHLHTVVAVDTSNGSIAGFTELVVPGGGTGDAQHYGTGVLPEHRGHGLGRWMKAESIRQARGHYPDLGGLLTDTADSNTHMRHISDSLGYLPTHTTRQYQLDL, via the coding sequence TTGTCGCTCCACATCACCCCACTGACCGACCCCGCTCATGGGGCGCACAGCCGACGCCTTGCGTGGTTGGCGTCCGACGCCGATGCCAACCCCGTCGGGACGGCCTTTCTGCGCCTGTTCGACGGCGGTCAAGCGCACCTGGCCGAACTGACCCTCCACGTTCATCCCGTGGAGCGCCGCAAGGGCGTCGGCTCCCGGCTGCTCGACACCGCCGTGGCCGCCGCCCGGGACAACACCCGCCGCTGCGTCGTGGCGCAGGCCGGGGCAGGATCGCCCGGCGACCACTTCCTGCCGGCTCGCGGCTTCCGCAAGGTCCTCACCCTGAGGTTCTCCCGCCTGCCCCTGGCCGATGTGAACATGTCCTGCCTGGCAGAGATCATCGAGCGTCCGCATCCCGGCTACCGGCTGGCGTCCTGGCGGGGAACCGTCCCCGACGATCTCGCCCGGACCTTCGCCGACTCACGTCGCGCCATGGACGACATGCCCATGGAGGACACCGACCACGGCACCACGGCCTGGGACGTGGACCGGGTCCGGGCCGCGGCGAAGGCCGTCGAACAGCGCGGCGACCACCTGCACACCGTCGTCGCCGTCGACACCTCCAACGGCTCGATCGCCGGGTTCACCGAACTCGTCGTGCCCGGCGGCGGCACCGGTGATGCCCAGCACTACGGCACCGGCGTGCTGCCTGAGCACCGCGGACACGGCCTCGGCCGCTGGATGAAGGCCGAGTCGATCCGCCAGGCCCGCGGGCACTACCCGGACCTCGGCGGCCTCCTGACCGACACCGCCGACAGCAACACGCACATGAGACACATCAGCGACAGCCTCGGCTACCTGCCCACGCACACGACACGGCAGTATCAGCTCGACCTGTAG
- a CDS encoding ABC transporter ATP-binding protein — MTLLVHDVTLTYPDGESRLTALDAVGLEVPAGTLTAVIGPSGSGKSSLLAVAATLVTPDSGRVVVAGQDTTALGPAEKSALRREKIGIVFQQPNLLASLTAAEQLQVMAHLSGRPARALRRRALELLDAVGLADKADKRPHQLSGGQRQRINIARALVNEPAVLLVDEPTSALDHERGAAVLDLLVTLTRERSTATVLVTHDRAHLERMDRTATMTDGSLTPCPAPVP; from the coding sequence ATGACCCTGCTCGTCCACGACGTCACGCTGACCTACCCCGACGGCGAGAGCCGGCTCACCGCCCTCGACGCGGTCGGCCTGGAGGTGCCCGCCGGCACGCTGACGGCGGTCATCGGCCCCTCCGGCTCCGGCAAGTCCAGCCTGCTCGCGGTCGCCGCCACCCTCGTCACCCCGGACTCCGGGCGGGTCGTCGTCGCGGGTCAGGACACCACGGCGCTCGGGCCCGCCGAGAAGTCGGCCCTGCGCCGGGAGAAGATCGGCATCGTCTTCCAGCAGCCCAACCTGCTGGCCTCGCTGACCGCCGCCGAACAGCTCCAGGTCATGGCGCACCTCTCCGGCCGCCCCGCGCGTGCGCTGCGCCGGCGGGCGCTGGAGCTGCTGGACGCGGTGGGTCTCGCCGACAAGGCCGACAAACGGCCCCACCAGCTCTCCGGGGGCCAGCGGCAGCGGATCAACATCGCCCGCGCCCTGGTGAACGAGCCCGCGGTGCTGCTGGTCGACGAGCCGACCAGCGCGCTCGACCACGAGCGCGGGGCGGCGGTGCTCGACCTGCTGGTCACCCTGACCCGGGAGCGCTCCACGGCCACGGTGCTGGTCACGCACGACCGCGCCCACCTGGAGCGGATGGACCGTACGGCGACGATGACGGACGGCAGCCTGACGCCGTGCCCGGCCCCGGTGCCCTGA
- a CDS encoding MFS transporter, translated as MTGTTEAPGGSAAVDDAARSVTRPFYVYAVLANSLFQRGVFVIFLQQRGFSAGQVALLQTLLYLVGGLAELPTGIIADRIGRRAGIVTGQVLVAGCLLGQVATSDYRVFLALFIGQGVGMACVSGSDTALLYDLLVRRGATAGYVTIKSRFTMLGTVTSGVAIVLGGQLQQFSWGVVYAGSAACLVLAVVVLMSRVPEIRGADAVDERDGAEEHGDATAWRAVLRVATPALVTLVVVSGLMHATLTPYIIFAQKTLSDQGAGTAGVSVVISAGFFAGGLTPLLSDRADRRIGYRVVVPVSLLTLAAALGLSGLGILWVTIAAFLALAGIPEITAVLVDNVFNEAVPSRHRASLLSMIAFVESAFIGTGYLVLGALMDGLGSGAGMAAYAAVPLLACLLWLPVLLRGARRSRP; from the coding sequence GTGACCGGCACCACGGAGGCCCCGGGCGGATCGGCTGCGGTCGACGACGCGGCACGAAGTGTCACGCGCCCGTTCTACGTCTACGCCGTGCTCGCCAACTCGCTCTTCCAGCGTGGTGTGTTCGTCATTTTCCTGCAGCAGCGGGGCTTCTCCGCCGGGCAGGTGGCCCTCCTTCAGACGCTGCTCTACCTGGTCGGCGGACTTGCGGAGTTGCCGACGGGAATCATCGCCGACCGCATCGGCAGGCGTGCCGGCATCGTGACCGGCCAGGTGCTGGTGGCCGGATGCCTCCTCGGTCAGGTGGCGACCTCCGACTACCGGGTGTTCCTCGCGCTGTTCATCGGCCAGGGCGTGGGCATGGCATGCGTATCCGGCTCGGACACCGCCCTGCTGTACGACCTGCTCGTACGTCGTGGCGCAACGGCCGGCTACGTCACGATCAAGTCCCGGTTCACCATGCTCGGTACGGTCACCTCGGGAGTCGCCATCGTCCTCGGCGGCCAACTGCAGCAGTTCTCCTGGGGAGTCGTCTACGCCGGTTCGGCGGCGTGCCTCGTCCTGGCCGTGGTGGTGCTGATGTCACGGGTGCCCGAGATCCGCGGCGCGGACGCGGTGGACGAGCGGGACGGAGCCGAGGAGCACGGCGACGCCACAGCGTGGCGGGCGGTGCTTCGGGTCGCCACGCCGGCGCTCGTGACGCTTGTCGTGGTGTCCGGATTGATGCATGCGACCTTGACGCCGTACATCATCTTCGCGCAGAAGACCCTCTCCGATCAGGGAGCGGGCACCGCAGGGGTCAGCGTGGTCATATCGGCGGGGTTCTTCGCCGGCGGGCTCACTCCGCTGCTGTCGGACCGCGCGGACCGGCGCATCGGGTATCGGGTCGTCGTCCCGGTGTCCCTCCTGACGCTCGCCGCGGCACTCGGCCTCAGCGGCCTCGGCATCCTCTGGGTCACCATCGCCGCGTTCCTGGCCCTGGCCGGGATTCCCGAGATCACCGCCGTGCTCGTGGACAACGTGTTCAACGAGGCCGTGCCGTCGCGCCACCGGGCGAGCCTGCTGTCGATGATCGCGTTCGTGGAGTCGGCGTTCATCGGCACCGGCTATCTCGTCCTCGGCGCGCTCATGGACGGGCTGGGCTCCGGTGCGGGCATGGCCGCCTACGCCGCGGTCCCCCTGCTGGCATGTCTCCTGTGGCTCCCGGTGCTCTTGCGAGGGGCACGCCGGTCGCGCCCGTGA
- a CDS encoding ABC transporter permease encodes MFVAWRDLRFAKGRFALMGSVVLLITLLVGLLSGLTSGLARENISAITGLPATHLAFAAPTGDQKVSFTSSQVPESAWLAWREQPGVKGAQPLGIRTTNAVSGGRTAAVSVFGVDPAGGLAPRNAGLTQGQVVLTEKAARELGGPTAGARLRIGPLELTVAGVSGTASYSHTPVVWMDLNDWQRVGNPGTSIDTLATVVAVSGGSGVDLGAADKAAGTKAGTVDEALGAIGSYQAENGSLQLMRGFLFVISALVIGAFFTVWTIQRSGDIAVLKALGASTPYLLKDALGQAVVMLAIGTGLGTALAAGFGVLISGGPVPFVLDPATVLVPAAIMILLGALGAALSIRRITAVDPLTALGSAR; translated from the coding sequence ATGTTCGTCGCATGGAGAGATCTACGGTTCGCCAAGGGCCGATTCGCCCTCATGGGTTCGGTCGTCCTGCTCATCACGCTGCTGGTGGGCCTGCTGTCCGGGCTCACCTCGGGCCTGGCCCGGGAGAACATCTCGGCCATCACCGGCCTGCCCGCCACGCACCTGGCCTTCGCCGCGCCCACGGGGGACCAGAAGGTGTCCTTCACCAGCTCCCAGGTGCCCGAGTCCGCCTGGCTCGCCTGGCGTGAGCAGCCCGGGGTGAAGGGGGCGCAGCCGCTCGGCATCCGCACCACCAACGCCGTCTCGGGCGGGCGTACCGCCGCGGTCTCGGTCTTCGGGGTGGACCCCGCCGGAGGGCTCGCGCCCCGGAACGCCGGCCTCACCCAGGGCCAGGTGGTCCTCACCGAGAAGGCGGCCAGGGAACTGGGCGGCCCGACCGCCGGGGCCAGGCTCAGGATCGGCCCGCTGGAGCTGACCGTGGCCGGCGTGTCCGGAACCGCCTCCTACAGTCACACCCCGGTCGTCTGGATGGACCTCAACGACTGGCAGCGCGTCGGAAACCCCGGTACCTCCATCGACACCCTCGCCACCGTCGTCGCCGTCTCCGGCGGCAGCGGCGTGGACCTCGGGGCGGCGGACAAGGCCGCCGGGACCAAGGCGGGGACCGTGGACGAGGCCCTGGGCGCCATAGGGTCGTACCAGGCCGAGAACGGTTCGCTGCAGCTGATGCGGGGCTTCCTGTTCGTCATCTCCGCCCTGGTGATAGGGGCCTTCTTCACGGTCTGGACGATCCAGCGCAGCGGTGACATCGCCGTTCTGAAGGCACTGGGTGCCTCCACCCCGTACCTCCTGAAGGACGCCCTCGGCCAGGCCGTCGTGATGCTCGCCATCGGTACCGGGCTGGGCACCGCGCTCGCCGCCGGCTTCGGCGTGCTGATCAGCGGCGGTCCCGTGCCCTTCGTCCTCGACCCCGCCACGGTGCTCGTCCCCGCCGCGATCATGATCCTGCTGGGCGCGCTGGGCGCCGCCCTGTCCATCCGGCGGATCACCGCCGTCGACCCGCTGACCGCCCTCGGGAGCGCCCGATGA
- a CDS encoding IclR family transcriptional regulator — protein sequence MPTSSASTTDASSKTPAASGGVQSLERAFDLLERMADAGGEVGLSELSAASGLPLPTIHRLMRTLVACGYVRQQPNRRYSLGPRLIRLGESASRLLGTWARPYLARLVEETGETANMALLDGDEIVYVAQVPSKHSMRMFTEVGRRVLPHSTGVGKALLAHTPADEVRALLARTGMPAATEKTITTPEGFLDALEQVRKVGYAVDDNEQEIGVRCLAVSVPNSPTAAAISISGPAGRVTEAVAESFVPILQGVAAELSVALANQSPA from the coding sequence GTGCCGACGTCCAGCGCCAGCACCACCGACGCTTCCTCGAAGACCCCCGCCGCCAGCGGTGGCGTCCAGTCCCTTGAGCGCGCCTTCGACCTGCTCGAACGTATGGCCGACGCCGGGGGCGAGGTCGGCCTCAGCGAGCTCTCCGCCGCCAGCGGTCTGCCTCTGCCCACGATCCACCGCCTGATGCGCACCCTGGTGGCCTGCGGCTACGTACGCCAGCAGCCCAACCGACGGTACTCCCTCGGCCCCCGTCTGATCCGCCTCGGCGAGTCCGCGTCGCGCCTGCTGGGTACCTGGGCCCGCCCCTACCTCGCCCGTCTGGTCGAGGAGACCGGGGAGACGGCGAACATGGCCCTCCTCGACGGTGACGAGATCGTCTACGTCGCCCAGGTGCCGTCGAAGCACTCCATGCGCATGTTCACCGAGGTCGGCCGCCGCGTGCTGCCGCACTCCACGGGCGTGGGCAAGGCACTGCTCGCCCACACCCCGGCCGACGAGGTACGGGCCCTGCTGGCCCGCACCGGGATGCCGGCGGCGACCGAGAAGACCATCACCACGCCCGAGGGCTTCCTCGACGCGCTGGAGCAGGTCCGCAAGGTGGGCTACGCGGTCGACGACAACGAGCAGGAGATAGGGGTCCGCTGCCTCGCCGTGTCGGTGCCGAACTCGCCGACCGCCGCCGCGATCTCCATCTCCGGTCCGGCGGGCCGGGTCACGGAGGCCGTGGCCGAGTCCTTCGTACCGATCCTGCAGGGCGTGGCCGCCGAGCTGTCGGTGGCCCTGGCCAACCAGAGCCCCGCGTAG
- the allB gene encoding allantoinase AllB, translating into MAVELVLRSTRVITPEGTRAASVAVAGGKIAAVLAHDAEVPAGARLEDFGDDVLLPGLVDTHVHVNDPGRTEWEGFWTATRAAAAGGITTILDMPLNSLPPTTTTGNLRVKQEVARAKAHVDVGFWGGALPDNVKDLRPLHDAGVYGFKCFLSPSGVDEFPELDQEQLAASLAEITGFGGLLIVHAEDPHHLDAAPVVPGPKYADFLASRPRDAENTAIGNLIAQAKRLNARVHVLHLSSSDALPLIAAAKAEGVRITVESCPHYLTLTAEEVPDGASEFKCCPPIREAANQDLLWDALADGTIDCIVSDHSPSTADLKTSDFSTAWGGISSLQLGLPAIWTEARRRGRTLEDVVRWMSAAPAALAGLGQKGAIEVGRDADFAVLAPEETFTVDPAELHHRNQVTAYAGKTLHGVVKSAWLRGTHIADHGTPTEPTGLLLERQN; encoded by the coding sequence GTGGCTGTGGAACTGGTACTGCGCTCGACGCGCGTCATCACCCCCGAGGGGACGCGCGCCGCTTCGGTGGCCGTCGCCGGCGGGAAGATCGCGGCCGTGCTGGCGCACGACGCCGAGGTACCGGCCGGAGCCCGGCTGGAGGACTTCGGCGACGACGTCCTGCTCCCCGGCCTGGTCGACACCCACGTCCACGTGAACGACCCGGGCCGCACCGAATGGGAGGGCTTCTGGACGGCCACCCGCGCCGCGGCCGCCGGCGGGATCACCACGATCCTCGACATGCCGCTGAACTCCCTGCCGCCGACCACGACGACCGGCAACCTGCGCGTCAAGCAGGAGGTCGCCCGCGCCAAGGCGCACGTGGACGTCGGCTTCTGGGGTGGCGCCCTGCCCGACAACGTCAAGGACCTGCGCCCGCTGCACGACGCCGGCGTCTACGGCTTCAAGTGCTTCCTGTCGCCCTCGGGCGTGGACGAGTTCCCCGAGCTCGACCAGGAGCAGCTGGCGGCATCCCTCGCCGAGATCACCGGCTTCGGCGGCCTGCTGATCGTGCACGCCGAGGACCCGCACCATCTGGACGCCGCTCCCGTCGTCCCGGGCCCCAAGTACGCCGACTTCCTCGCCTCCCGGCCGCGCGACGCCGAGAACACCGCGATCGGCAACCTGATCGCCCAGGCCAAGCGGCTGAACGCCCGCGTCCACGTCCTGCACCTGTCCTCCTCCGACGCGCTGCCGCTGATCGCCGCCGCCAAGGCCGAGGGCGTCCGCATCACCGTCGAGTCCTGCCCGCACTACCTCACCCTGACGGCCGAGGAAGTGCCGGACGGCGCCAGCGAGTTCAAGTGCTGCCCGCCCATCCGTGAGGCCGCCAACCAGGACCTCCTGTGGGACGCGCTCGCCGACGGCACGATCGACTGCATCGTCTCCGACCACTCGCCCTCCACCGCGGACCTGAAGACCAGCGACTTCTCCACCGCGTGGGGCGGCATCTCCTCCCTCCAGCTGGGCCTGCCCGCCATCTGGACCGAGGCGCGCCGCCGCGGCCGGACCCTGGAGGACGTCGTCCGCTGGATGTCCGCCGCCCCGGCCGCCCTCGCCGGCCTCGGCCAAAAGGGCGCGATCGAGGTCGGCCGCGACGCCGACTTCGCCGTCCTGGCCCCTGAAGAAACGTTCACTGTGGACCCGGCCGAGCTCCACCACCGCAACCAGGTCACGGCGTACGCGGGCAAGACCCTGCACGGCGTCGTGAAGTCCGCCTGGCTGCGCGGCACGCATATCGCCGACCACGGCACCCCGACCGAGCCCACGGGCCTCCTCCTCGAAAGGCAGAACTGA
- a CDS encoding response regulator — protein MTIRLLLADDHPVVRAGLRAVLDTEPDFAVVAEAATAERAVELAAREPVDVVLMDLQFGPGPGMHGSEATALITARPGGPRVLVLTTYDTDADILAAVEAGASGYLLKDAPPEELAAAVRTAAAGQSALAPAVALRLMDRMRTPAEALTKRELEVLQLVADGLSNQQISKQLFLSQATVKSHLVHVYAKLGVESRTAAVAAAATRRLIRTP, from the coding sequence GTGACCATCCGTCTCCTGCTCGCCGACGACCACCCGGTGGTCCGGGCCGGGCTGCGTGCGGTGCTGGACACCGAACCGGACTTCGCGGTGGTGGCCGAGGCTGCGACCGCCGAGCGGGCGGTGGAGCTGGCCGCCCGTGAACCGGTGGACGTGGTGCTGATGGACCTCCAGTTCGGTCCCGGTCCCGGTATGCACGGCTCCGAGGCGACGGCCCTGATCACAGCCCGCCCGGGCGGACCCCGGGTGCTGGTGCTGACCACGTACGACACGGACGCGGACATCCTGGCGGCGGTGGAGGCGGGCGCCTCCGGCTACCTGCTCAAGGACGCCCCGCCGGAGGAGCTCGCGGCGGCCGTACGGACGGCCGCGGCGGGCCAGTCCGCCCTGGCCCCGGCGGTGGCGCTGCGCCTGATGGACCGGATGCGGACACCGGCGGAGGCACTGACGAAGCGGGAGCTGGAGGTGCTGCAGCTGGTCGCGGACGGCCTGTCGAACCAGCAGATCTCCAAGCAGCTCTTCCTCAGCCAGGCCACCGTCAAGTCCCACCTGGTGCACGTCTACGCCAAGCTCGGCGTCGAGTCCCGCACCGCGGCGGTCGCGGCGGCCGCCACCCGCCGCCTGATCCGCACCCCGTAG